A single region of the Prevotella sp. HUN102 genome encodes:
- a CDS encoding TonB-dependent receptor has protein sequence MEKRLTMFLACLFLSLGIAMAQTQISGTVISSEDGEPIIGASVVVVETKEGAATDLDGNFTLSAKPGSKITVSYIGMVTKTLTGSANMKIILDPEKKVMEEVLVVAYGTQKKSAFTGSAAVVKSDDISKVQVTNAVDALKNKVSGVQMTQASGAPGASSPSIKIRGIGSINASGAPLYVVDGSPFDGDLTTINPQDIESMTVLKDAASAALYGARGANGVIMITTKAGRADRGTITVDAKWGVKSRAIPDYEYITDPAGYYELYYKGLYNYAANTKDNGGRGLSPEAANAWANANLTANNSFGLGYNVYTLPQGQNLIGMNGRLNPNATLGRLVTGKDGKQYWLQPDNWVDAIYGNALRQEYSVTAVGNTDRSTFYASVNYLDDEGITVNSDYKRFTGRLKADYQINDWLKIGGNMNYAHYTSNSAATGKGTSTDSGNMFAMSRIAPIYPLYLRDANGNIMYHNEAKIASYDYGDDAEGLGLARPYLGKSNALSDNRLNMAFNEGNTLNAVGTVDIRFLKDFTFRSVNSVYLDEYRGQSTTNPWFGLYKTDNGHVSVDHGRTWSYNLQQVLTWRHNFDLHELDLMAGHEYYRLEGRSLSGSKTNMFSLDYPELSGASVTKSTSSGSSLYNTEGWFGRANYSYANKYFGEMSFRRDATSKFHPDNRWGSFWSLGGAWLISKEDWFNAPWVDELKFKASYGAQGNDGISSFLYTNTYTITPSGTEISLLKRTRGNKEISWEKQGMFNVGFDFSLFRQRLSGSIVYFDRSTKDMLSFFSLPLSFGWTGYWDNVGDMSNRGIEIELFGDIIRKKDFRWSANLNFTSYKNKITRIADANKTLYQDGVAGYNDGSYFLGEGISMYTMRLKRYAGVDPETGEALYYKDIYKRDEAGNYVLDANGQNVVERTEKVKNPEEAQYHLAGTTLPDAYGGFGTSIEWKGFDFSVDFGYQIGGQVYDGNYASSMDLSRGGAMHVDLLNAWTADNKGSNIPRIQSQDLYTASSSDRWLVNASYLSLQNINLGYTLPTKWVRSLGLAKVRIYAVGDNLWVWSKRQGLDPRQSLSGGQSNVGYAAVRTISGGITVTF, from the coding sequence ATGGAAAAAAGACTAACAATGTTTCTCGCCTGCCTTTTCCTAAGCTTAGGAATTGCTATGGCACAAACACAGATTAGTGGTACTGTAATTTCTTCCGAGGACGGGGAACCCATTATTGGTGCATCTGTCGTTGTCGTGGAAACGAAAGAAGGTGCTGCTACCGATTTGGATGGTAACTTCACGTTATCGGCTAAGCCCGGTTCTAAAATTACTGTATCTTACATTGGTATGGTAACTAAGACACTTACCGGTTCTGCCAATATGAAGATCATACTTGATCCGGAAAAGAAAGTGATGGAAGAGGTTTTGGTTGTCGCTTATGGTACACAGAAGAAATCAGCATTTACTGGTTCTGCTGCGGTGGTTAAGTCAGACGACATTTCAAAGGTACAGGTTACAAATGCTGTTGATGCTTTGAAAAACAAGGTGTCTGGTGTGCAGATGACACAGGCTTCCGGTGCTCCGGGTGCTTCGTCTCCAAGCATCAAGATTCGTGGTATTGGTTCTATCAATGCCAGTGGTGCTCCTTTGTATGTTGTGGACGGTTCTCCATTTGATGGCGACCTCACAACTATCAACCCACAGGATATCGAGAGTATGACGGTCCTCAAGGATGCTGCGTCTGCTGCTCTTTATGGTGCTCGTGGTGCTAATGGTGTGATTATGATTACCACAAAGGCTGGTCGTGCAGACCGTGGTACGATTACCGTTGATGCTAAATGGGGTGTTAAGTCTCGCGCTATCCCTGATTATGAGTACATCACCGATCCTGCTGGTTACTACGAACTCTACTACAAGGGCTTGTACAACTACGCTGCCAACACAAAGGATAATGGTGGTCGTGGTCTCTCTCCTGAAGCAGCAAATGCTTGGGCTAATGCAAACCTGACAGCTAACAACAGCTTCGGTTTGGGTTACAATGTTTATACTTTGCCACAGGGACAGAACCTCATCGGTATGAATGGCCGCTTGAATCCGAATGCAACGCTTGGCCGTTTGGTTACAGGTAAGGATGGCAAACAGTATTGGCTGCAGCCGGATAATTGGGTGGATGCTATCTATGGCAACGCACTCCGTCAGGAATACTCTGTAACAGCAGTAGGCAATACCGACAGATCTACATTCTATGCTTCTGTAAACTACTTGGACGACGAGGGTATCACTGTCAATTCAGATTACAAGCGTTTCACAGGTCGTTTGAAGGCAGACTATCAGATCAACGACTGGTTGAAGATTGGTGGTAACATGAACTATGCTCACTACACTTCTAACTCTGCTGCTACGGGTAAAGGAACATCTACTGACTCTGGTAATATGTTTGCTATGTCTCGCATTGCTCCTATCTATCCTCTCTATCTGCGCGATGCTAATGGTAACATTATGTATCACAACGAGGCGAAGATCGCATCTTACGACTATGGTGATGATGCAGAAGGCCTTGGTTTGGCTCGTCCATACTTAGGCAAGAGCAACGCCCTTTCAGACAACCGTTTGAATATGGCTTTCAACGAAGGCAACACTTTGAATGCAGTAGGTACTGTTGATATCCGTTTCTTGAAGGACTTCACTTTCCGTTCTGTAAACAGCGTTTACTTGGACGAATACCGTGGTCAGAGCACAACCAACCCTTGGTTCGGTTTGTATAAGACAGACAATGGTCATGTAAGTGTTGACCACGGTCGTACTTGGTCTTACAACTTGCAGCAGGTATTGACTTGGAGACACAACTTCGACTTGCACGAACTCGACTTGATGGCAGGTCACGAATACTATCGTTTGGAAGGCAGAAGCTTGAGTGGAAGCAAGACCAATATGTTCTCACTCGACTATCCTGAACTCTCCGGTGCTTCTGTAACAAAGAGTACATCTTCAGGAAGTTCGTTGTACAATACCGAAGGTTGGTTCGGCCGTGCTAATTATAGCTATGCCAACAAGTATTTCGGTGAAATGTCTTTCCGTCGCGATGCTACATCTAAGTTCCATCCAGACAACCGTTGGGGTAGCTTCTGGTCTCTTGGTGGTGCTTGGCTCATCTCTAAGGAAGATTGGTTCAACGCTCCTTGGGTTGATGAATTGAAGTTCAAGGCGTCTTATGGTGCACAGGGTAATGATGGTATTTCTTCATTCCTCTATACAAACACATACACGATTACTCCATCTGGAACAGAAATCTCTTTGCTGAAGCGTACAAGAGGTAATAAGGAAATTTCTTGGGAAAAGCAGGGTATGTTCAACGTTGGTTTCGATTTCTCTCTCTTCCGTCAGCGTTTGAGCGGTAGCATTGTCTACTTCGACCGTTCTACCAAGGATATGTTGTCATTCTTCTCATTGCCGCTCTCATTCGGTTGGACAGGTTACTGGGACAACGTGGGTGATATGAGCAACCGTGGTATTGAAATCGAATTGTTCGGCGACATCATCCGCAAGAAGGACTTCAGATGGTCTGCCAACCTCAACTTCACTTCTTACAAGAACAAGATTACACGCATCGCCGATGCTAACAAGACTCTGTATCAGGATGGTGTAGCTGGTTATAATGATGGCAGCTATTTCCTCGGTGAAGGCATTTCTATGTACACAATGCGTCTGAAGAGATACGCTGGTGTTGATCCTGAAACGGGTGAGGCACTCTACTACAAGGATATTTACAAGAGAGACGAGGCCGGAAACTATGTTCTTGATGCAAACGGACAGAATGTGGTTGAACGCACTGAAAAGGTTAAGAATCCTGAAGAGGCTCAGTATCATTTGGCTGGAACAACATTGCCAGACGCTTACGGTGGTTTCGGTACAAGCATTGAGTGGAAGGGTTTCGACTTCTCTGTTGATTTCGGTTATCAGATTGGTGGTCAGGTTTACGATGGCAACTATGCCAGCTCAATGGACCTCAGCCGTGGTGGTGCTATGCACGTAGATTTGCTGAACGCTTGGACAGCAGACAATAAGGGTTCAAACATCCCACGTATACAGAGCCAAGACCTCTATACAGCTTCATCATCTGACCGTTGGTTGGTCAATGCTTCTTACCTGAGCCTTCAGAACATCAACTTGGGTTACACACTCCCAACTAAGTGGGTACGCAGCTTGGGTCTCGCTAAGGTTCGTATCTACGCAGTAGGCGACAACCTTTGGGTATGGTCTAAGCGTCAGGGTCTCGACCCACGTCAGTCTCTCTCTGGTGGTCAGTCAAACGTTGGTTATGCTGCGGTTAGAACAATCTCTGGTGGTATTACAGTAACATTCTAA